From the genome of Nasonia vitripennis strain AsymCx chromosome 1, Nvit_psr_1.1, whole genome shotgun sequence, one region includes:
- the LOC100679615 gene encoding rho GTPase-activating protein 100F isoform X5, producing MQWRKHVRIKYGGRVGVGQGQSGGDQEEAAAAAAVAEEEVQQQQQLPGRVLAAVVQQQQHQLEQQQPLLQVRVLQLNGEGGARLGYVCQQQQPFSLQPGARRSSASAMLCCGRRKEGRGEVTDISASPGRQVPVNQLRPKEPPPMVIQGDFRKVSGITNEIFRQLETVENDHDASTAAALEAVEKHGEMVVRVIEPRQMGRQASEAAKKFIAMQDPKHPIHFVEIIKRPGQTLGLYIREGNGVDRNDGVFISRIALETAVYNSGCLKVGDEILAVNLVDVTHMSLDDVVIIMSIPRRLVLAIRHGPHQLVSHSRQNEHKAPPVVVIKKELNEDENDHVTSNHIRDSNRRRGDGREMLPSRSKLGLSGLGSTQDIGASNGDLYYNSRPESHIGWSYQPPPPPVITQQPKPSSTQHFQPYERGYPKTLESLAEKVHSFYPPTANNGTRRMSAGTGVQSVGGPGSRMPSSASHYATAYGQHPATGRIMPRSGSDQHLPRVDYTSITTPARHTLLRSSLKTGSSALRYGTRYGAQNDTMSSQRQGQFGTLTRRHRPSLDYASDTEATCSSSPRSAYYYYRHNMNNPAQSSAVSHLATLSRSQIGQSTGLRSNSLPRSGRTLPQQPSLRPGLSTVASGLIDQEDSDGALSAPELPAIRRDRGRIPSSPSVFTSDEYRAWLSRTPSTSALYEQIRSTSNRPPRYTYSAENIHAAVNQADYGGYGSYRPMASTLDRLSTRSASAQQVNLANLRASTAISSSSHRAAAGNPRPSSVASNVRSSLAGQKAGGLGGAAANQRASNVRRMRNILDLESSRGSIPTPTPARNIDQRLLDINPAEFLKYKIEKPPTVGTPSSTSSLLSSLADSTGGDFSSGVSGLLWVHLLAGRGLRATTSTSAATTPSTPSGQPSIVNCGLRDLYCVLECDRVHKARTVVRTGDLMFDWDENFELDLVGNRQLDLLVYSWDPQYRHKLCYKGSVHLASLLKESPIHQLAVKVEPRGTIYLRLRYTDAGQTFRRRGLPIISLATRIAPLFGIDLDTVVTRESKTGGVPGGVSTALAMGGSGVPNVPIIVWRCVEEVERRGLDIIGLYRLCGSATKKRILREAFERNARSVDLSSDNVPDINVITGVLKDYLRELPEPLFTKCLYQMMVDALGVCLPDDPQGNAKLMFSILDCLPTVNKCTLIYLLDHLAMVISQCNKMSPASLAVCFGPVLMLHSDESGAPLDFQQPIAVLKYLLEIWPVKSVRKISSAGSTLPRVTPALGNSSNTTSSSSHQPQVSAASQLLHQHHQQSMQQQHQQQQIQQQQQSMQQHQQQQQIQHSHQAQQQQQSQQSGTLPRTGLLWQQQPSLHHQPPTTTTSAVQQLQQQQPPTTTSSRPPPPPPIKPRQVIVSSPGSPSSEDSSSYQESVKMSRQSPATTTTATTSGSMSSSSSVNAMTAAATTSSGFNFSSYSNASHGSTAATTSSSIFVNSKPHPHSTNPFLNAMSNGNGYGNGNGGNGHHHNSNGHSVSFFGNGTNEQVTPTSSVDTEDGGTGQGEEGERGVEGDAEASDDDHLQNKH from the exons GAGGGCCGGGGGGAAGTGACAGACATAAGCGCAAGTCCGGGGAGGCAGGTGCCTGTCAACCAGTTGCGCCCCAAGGAGCCTCCCCCTATGGTCATTCAGGGAGACTTCAGAAAG GTGAGCGGAATAACGAACGAGATCTTCAGGCAGTTGGAAACCGTAGAGAACGACCATGACGCCTCAACGGCAGCGGCCCTCGAGGCCGTGGAGAAGCACGGCGAGATGGTCGTCAGGGTCATCGAGCCGAGGCAGATGGGCAGACAGGCCTCCGAAGCTGCGAAAAAGTTCATCGCCATGCAG GATCCAAAGCACCCTATCCATTTCGTCGAGATCATCAAAAGACCCGGTCAGACTCTGGGACTCTACATTCGGGAGGGCAACGGTGTGGATAGGAACGACGGCGTATTCATCTCGAGGATAGCACTGGAGACGGCTGTTTACAACAGCGGCTGTTTGAAG GTCGGCGATGAGATTCTGGCGGTGAATCTCGTGGACGTGACGCACATGAGCCTCGACGACGTGGTGATCATCATGTCGATACCGAGGCGACTGGTGCTCGCCATAAGGCACGGGCCGCACCAGCTCGTCTCGCACAGCCGGCAGAACGAGCACAAGGCGCCGCCGGTGGTCGTCATCAAGAAGGAGCTCAACGAAGACGAGAACGACCACGTCACCAGCAACCACATAAG GGACAGCAACCGCAGAAGAGGCGACGGCCGGGAGATGCTTCCCTCGCGCTCGAAGCTGGGCTTATCCGGCCTGGGCTCGACGCAGGACATAGGCGCGAGCAACGGCGACCTGTACTACAACTCCAGGCCGGAGAGTCACATAGGCTGGTCCTATCAGCCGCCTCCGCCGCCCGTCATCACTCAGCAGCCCAAGCCGTCCTCGACCCAGCACTTCCAGCCTTACGAGCGCGGCTATCCCAAGACCCTCGAGAGCCTCGCTGAGAAG GTACACTCGTTTTACCCGCCAACGGCGAACAACGGAACGCGGCGCATGTCCGCGGGTACCGGCGTCCAGTCCGTCGGCGGCCCAGGCAGTCGTATGCCCAGCTCGGCATCGCACTACGCCACGGCCTACGGCCAGCATCCGGCCACCGGACGCATCATGCCCAGGAGCGGCTCGGATCAACATCTGCCACGCGTCGACTACACCAGCATCACGACACCGGCGAGGCACACGCTGCTCAGGTCCAGCCTGAAGACCG GTTCATCAGCGTTACGGTACGGCACTCGCTACGGCGCCCAGAATGACACGATGTCGTCGCAGCGTCAGGGCCAATTCGGCACGTTGACTCGTCGGCACAGGCCATCGTTGGACTACGCCTCCGACACCGAGGCCACCTGCTCGAGCTCGCCGCGCTCGGCCTACTACTACTACAGGCACAACATGAACAATCCCGCGCAGAGCAGTGCGGTGTCACATCTTGCAACCCTCTCGCGCTCGCAGATCGGCCAGAGCACAG GCTTGAGATCGAACTCGTTGCCGCGTAGCGGCCGGACGTTGCCGCAGCAGCCGAGCCTTAGACCGGGCCTTAGCACCGTCGCGTCGGGTCTGATCGATCAGGAAGACAGCGACGGAGCCCTCTCGGCTCCCGAACTACCCGCTATCCGACGAGACCGAG GAAGGATACCGTCGTCGCCGAGTGTCTTCACGTCGGACGAGTACCGAGCTTGGTTGAGTCGGACGCCGAGTACCTCGGCCCTCTACGAGCAGATCCGCTCGACGTCGAATCGACCGCCGCGCTACACCTACAGTGCCGAGAACATCCACGCAGCCGTTAACCAG GCGGACTACGGCGGCTACGGCTCCTACCGGCCGATGGCGAGCACACTGGACCGTCTGTCGACCCGTTCAGCCTCGGCCCAGCAGGTGAACCTGGCGAACCTTCGAGCCTCGACGGCGATCAGCTCGTCGAGCCACAGAGCGGCGGCTGGCAATCCGAGACCGTCGTCCGTCGCGTCGAACGTCAGGTCGTCATTGGCAGGACAGAAAGCCGGTGGCCTCGGAGGAGCCGCGGCTAACCAACGCGCCAGCAACGTCCGTAGGATGCGCAACATCCTCGACCTCGAGTCGAGTCGAGGCAGCATACCCACGCCGACGCCTGCCCGAAACATAGACCAAAGACTACTAGACATTAATCCTGCAG AGTTCCTGAAGTATAAGATAGAGAAGCCACCGACGGTGGGAACGCCGAGCTCGACGAGTTCGCTGCTGAGCTCACTGGCCGACAGCACGGGCGGCGACTTCTCCAGCGGGGTGAGCGGTCTGCTCTGGGTCCACCTTCTCGCCGGACGCGGCCTTCGCGCCACCACGTCCACTTCGGCTGCGACGACACCATCCACGCCGTCAGGTCAGCCTAGCATAG TTAACTGCGGCCTGCGAGACCTGTACTGCGTGCTGGAGTGCGACCGAGTGCACAAGGCCCGAACAGTCGTGCGCACGGGAGACCTCATGTTTGACTGGGACGAGAACTTCGAGCTGGACCTCGTGGGCAACCGGCAGCTCGACCTTCTCGTCTACTCCTGGGACCCGCAGTACCGACACAAGCTCTGCTACAAGGGCTCGGTTCACCTGGCGTCTCTCCTAAAGGAGTCGCCCATCCATCAGCTGGCGGTGAAGGTGGAACCACGAGGAACGATATACCTGAGGCTCAGGTACACGGACGCCGGCCAGACCTTCCGCAGGAGAGGACTGCCCATCATCTCTTTGGCCACGAGAATCGCACCGCTCTTCGGCATCGACCTCGACACAGTT GTGACTCGAGAGAGCAAGACCGGAGGCGTACCGGGCGGAGTGTCGACGGCTCTGGCGATGGGCGGCAGTGGAGTCCCCAACGTGCCGATAATCGTCTGGCGCTGCGTCGAGGAGGTCGAGCGAAGGGGATTGGACATCATCG GCTTGTACAGACTCTGCGGCTCGGCGACGAAAAAGCGAATACTGAGGGAGGCTTTCGAGAGAAACGCGAGGTCGGTCGATCTGTCGTCCGATAACGTTCCCGATATCAACGTTATCACAG GCGTTTTGAAAGACTACTTGAGGGAGCTGCCGGAGCCGCTGTTCACAAAGTGCCTCTACCAGATGATGGTCGACGCACTTGGAGTTTGTCTACCGGACGACCCCCAGGGCAACGCCAAGCTTATGTTTAGCATCCTGGATTGCTTGCCGACCGTCAACAAG TGCACGTTGATATACCTACTGGATCATCTGGCGATGGTCATCTCCCAATGCAATAAAATGTCGCCGGCGAGTCTGGCGGTCTGCTTCGGCCCGGTACTGATGCTGCACTCGGATGAGTCAGGAGCGCCACTCGACTTCCAGCAACCCATAGCCGTGCTCAAGTATCTGCTTGAGATCTGGCCCGTCAAGTCAG TTCGGAAGATTTCTTCAGCCGGTTCAACACTTCCTCGAGTTACGCCAGCTCtcggcaacagcagcaacaccaccagcagcagctcgcATCAGCCGCAGGTCTCGGCTGCCTCTCAGCTTCTGCATCAGCATCATCAGCAAtcaatgcagcagcagcatcagcagcagcaaattcagcagcagcagcaatcaatgcagcagcatcagcagcagcagcaaatcCAGCACTCACACcaagcgcagcagcagcagcagtcgcagcAGTCGGGAACCTTGCCTCGAACAGGGCTGCTCTGGCAGCAGCAACCCTCACTTCATCATCAGCCCCCCACAACTACTACATCGGCCGttcagcagctgcagcagcaacagccacCCACCACAACTTCCTCGCGGCCTCCGCCACCGCCGCCTATCAAGCCGCGACAG GTGATAGTCTCGTCTCCCGGTTCACCTAGCAGCGAGGATTCCAGCAGCTATCAGGAGTCAGTTAAGATGAGCCGGCAGTCACCGGCTACTACGACTACGGCCACGACCAGTGGCAGCatgagcagtagcagcagcgtcAACGCCATGACCGCAGCGGCCACGACGAGCAGCGGCTTCAACTTCAGCAGCTACAGCAACGCCTCTCACGGCAGCACCGCCGCCACGACCTCTAGCAGCATCTTCGTCAACAGCAAGCCTCACCCCCACTCCACCAATCCGTTCCTCAACGCCATGAGCAACGGCAACGGCTACGGTAACGGTAATGGGGGTAATGGACACCACCACAACAGTAACGGTCACAGCGTCAGCTTCTTCGGCAACGGGACGAACGAGCAGGTGACGCCGACCAGCAGCGTCGACACGGAGGACGGCGGTACTGGCCAAGgtgaggaaggcgagcgcggCGTCGAGGGTGACGCTGAGGCCAGCGACGACGATCACCTGCAGAACAAACACTGA
- the LOC100679615 gene encoding rho GTPase-activating protein 100F isoform X3, whose product MQWRKHVRIKYGGRVGVGQGQSGGDQEEAAAAAAVAEEEVQQQQQLPGRVLAAVVQQQQHQLEQQQPLLQVRVLQLNGEGGARLGYVCQQQQPFSLQPGARRSSASAMLCCGRRKEGRGEVTDISASPGRQVPVNQLRPKEPPPMVIQGDFRKERESLLQVSGITNEIFRQLETVENDHDASTAAALEAVEKHGEMVVRVIEPRQMGRQASEAAKKFIAMQDPKHPIHFVEIIKRPGQTLGLYIREGNGVDRNDGVFISRIALETAVYNSGCLKVGDEILAVNLVDVTHMSLDDVVIIMSIPRRLVLAIRHGPHQLVSHSRQNEHKAPPVVVIKKELNEDENDHVTSNHIRDSNRRRGDGREMLPSRSKLGLSGLGSTQDIGASNGDLYYNSRPESHIGWSYQPPPPPVITQQPKPSSTQHFQPYERGYPKTLESLAEKDFTKVHSFYPPTANNGTRRMSAGTGVQSVGGPGSRMPSSASHYATAYGQHPATGRIMPRSGSDQHLPRVDYTSITTPARHTLLRSSLKTGSSALRYGTRYGAQNDTMSSQRQGQFGTLTRRHRPSLDYASDTEATCSSSPRSAYYYYRHNMNNPAQSSAVSHLATLSRSQIGQSTGLRSNSLPRSGRTLPQQPSLRPGLSTVASGLIDQEDSDGALSAPELPAIRRDRGRIPSSPSVFTSDEYRAWLSRTPSTSALYEQIRSTSNRPPRYTYSAENIHAAVNQADYGGYGSYRPMASTLDRLSTRSASAQQVNLANLRASTAISSSSHRAAAGNPRPSSVASNVRSSLAGQKAGGLGGAAANQRASNVRRMRNILDLESSRGSIPTPTPARNIDQRLLDINPAEFLKYKIEKPPTVGTPSSTSSLLSSLADSTGGDFSSGVSGLLWVHLLAGRGLRATTSTSAATTPSTPSVNCGLRDLYCVLECDRVHKARTVVRTGDLMFDWDENFELDLVGNRQLDLLVYSWDPQYRHKLCYKGSVHLASLLKESPIHQLAVKVEPRGTIYLRLRYTDAGQTFRRRGLPIISLATRIAPLFGIDLDTVVTRESKTGGVPGGVSTALAMGGSGVPNVPIIVWRCVEEVERRGLDIIGLYRLCGSATKKRILREAFERNARSVDLSSDNVPDINVITGVLKDYLRELPEPLFTKCLYQMMVDALGVCLPDDPQGNAKLMFSILDCLPTVNKCTLIYLLDHLAMVISQCNKMSPASLAVCFGPVLMLHSDESGAPLDFQQPIAVLKYLLEIWPVKSVRKISSAGSTLPRVTPALGNSSNTTSSSSHQPQVSAASQLLHQHHQQSMQQQHQQQQIQQQQQSMQQHQQQQQIQHSHQAQQQQQSQQSGTLPRTGLLWQQQPSLHHQPPTTTTSAVQQLQQQQPPTTTSSRPPPPPPIKPRQVIVSSPGSPSSEDSSSYQESVKMSRQSPATTTTATTSGSMSSSSSVNAMTAAATTSSGFNFSSYSNASHGSTAATTSSSIFVNSKPHPHSTNPFLNAMSNGNGYGNGNGGNGHHHNSNGHSVSFFGNGTNEQVTPTSSVDTEDGGTGQGEEGERGVEGDAEASDDDHLQNKH is encoded by the exons GAGGGCCGGGGGGAAGTGACAGACATAAGCGCAAGTCCGGGGAGGCAGGTGCCTGTCAACCAGTTGCGCCCCAAGGAGCCTCCCCCTATGGTCATTCAGGGAGACTTCAGAAAG GAGAGGGAGTCTCTGTTGCAGGTGAGCGGAATAACGAACGAGATCTTCAGGCAGTTGGAAACCGTAGAGAACGACCATGACGCCTCAACGGCAGCGGCCCTCGAGGCCGTGGAGAAGCACGGCGAGATGGTCGTCAGGGTCATCGAGCCGAGGCAGATGGGCAGACAGGCCTCCGAAGCTGCGAAAAAGTTCATCGCCATGCAG GATCCAAAGCACCCTATCCATTTCGTCGAGATCATCAAAAGACCCGGTCAGACTCTGGGACTCTACATTCGGGAGGGCAACGGTGTGGATAGGAACGACGGCGTATTCATCTCGAGGATAGCACTGGAGACGGCTGTTTACAACAGCGGCTGTTTGAAG GTCGGCGATGAGATTCTGGCGGTGAATCTCGTGGACGTGACGCACATGAGCCTCGACGACGTGGTGATCATCATGTCGATACCGAGGCGACTGGTGCTCGCCATAAGGCACGGGCCGCACCAGCTCGTCTCGCACAGCCGGCAGAACGAGCACAAGGCGCCGCCGGTGGTCGTCATCAAGAAGGAGCTCAACGAAGACGAGAACGACCACGTCACCAGCAACCACATAAG GGACAGCAACCGCAGAAGAGGCGACGGCCGGGAGATGCTTCCCTCGCGCTCGAAGCTGGGCTTATCCGGCCTGGGCTCGACGCAGGACATAGGCGCGAGCAACGGCGACCTGTACTACAACTCCAGGCCGGAGAGTCACATAGGCTGGTCCTATCAGCCGCCTCCGCCGCCCGTCATCACTCAGCAGCCCAAGCCGTCCTCGACCCAGCACTTCCAGCCTTACGAGCGCGGCTATCCCAAGACCCTCGAGAGCCTCGCTGAGAAG GATTTCACGAAG GTACACTCGTTTTACCCGCCAACGGCGAACAACGGAACGCGGCGCATGTCCGCGGGTACCGGCGTCCAGTCCGTCGGCGGCCCAGGCAGTCGTATGCCCAGCTCGGCATCGCACTACGCCACGGCCTACGGCCAGCATCCGGCCACCGGACGCATCATGCCCAGGAGCGGCTCGGATCAACATCTGCCACGCGTCGACTACACCAGCATCACGACACCGGCGAGGCACACGCTGCTCAGGTCCAGCCTGAAGACCG GTTCATCAGCGTTACGGTACGGCACTCGCTACGGCGCCCAGAATGACACGATGTCGTCGCAGCGTCAGGGCCAATTCGGCACGTTGACTCGTCGGCACAGGCCATCGTTGGACTACGCCTCCGACACCGAGGCCACCTGCTCGAGCTCGCCGCGCTCGGCCTACTACTACTACAGGCACAACATGAACAATCCCGCGCAGAGCAGTGCGGTGTCACATCTTGCAACCCTCTCGCGCTCGCAGATCGGCCAGAGCACAG GCTTGAGATCGAACTCGTTGCCGCGTAGCGGCCGGACGTTGCCGCAGCAGCCGAGCCTTAGACCGGGCCTTAGCACCGTCGCGTCGGGTCTGATCGATCAGGAAGACAGCGACGGAGCCCTCTCGGCTCCCGAACTACCCGCTATCCGACGAGACCGAG GAAGGATACCGTCGTCGCCGAGTGTCTTCACGTCGGACGAGTACCGAGCTTGGTTGAGTCGGACGCCGAGTACCTCGGCCCTCTACGAGCAGATCCGCTCGACGTCGAATCGACCGCCGCGCTACACCTACAGTGCCGAGAACATCCACGCAGCCGTTAACCAG GCGGACTACGGCGGCTACGGCTCCTACCGGCCGATGGCGAGCACACTGGACCGTCTGTCGACCCGTTCAGCCTCGGCCCAGCAGGTGAACCTGGCGAACCTTCGAGCCTCGACGGCGATCAGCTCGTCGAGCCACAGAGCGGCGGCTGGCAATCCGAGACCGTCGTCCGTCGCGTCGAACGTCAGGTCGTCATTGGCAGGACAGAAAGCCGGTGGCCTCGGAGGAGCCGCGGCTAACCAACGCGCCAGCAACGTCCGTAGGATGCGCAACATCCTCGACCTCGAGTCGAGTCGAGGCAGCATACCCACGCCGACGCCTGCCCGAAACATAGACCAAAGACTACTAGACATTAATCCTGCAG AGTTCCTGAAGTATAAGATAGAGAAGCCACCGACGGTGGGAACGCCGAGCTCGACGAGTTCGCTGCTGAGCTCACTGGCCGACAGCACGGGCGGCGACTTCTCCAGCGGGGTGAGCGGTCTGCTCTGGGTCCACCTTCTCGCCGGACGCGGCCTTCGCGCCACCACGTCCACTTCGGCTGCGACGACACCATCCACGCCGTCAG TTAACTGCGGCCTGCGAGACCTGTACTGCGTGCTGGAGTGCGACCGAGTGCACAAGGCCCGAACAGTCGTGCGCACGGGAGACCTCATGTTTGACTGGGACGAGAACTTCGAGCTGGACCTCGTGGGCAACCGGCAGCTCGACCTTCTCGTCTACTCCTGGGACCCGCAGTACCGACACAAGCTCTGCTACAAGGGCTCGGTTCACCTGGCGTCTCTCCTAAAGGAGTCGCCCATCCATCAGCTGGCGGTGAAGGTGGAACCACGAGGAACGATATACCTGAGGCTCAGGTACACGGACGCCGGCCAGACCTTCCGCAGGAGAGGACTGCCCATCATCTCTTTGGCCACGAGAATCGCACCGCTCTTCGGCATCGACCTCGACACAGTT GTGACTCGAGAGAGCAAGACCGGAGGCGTACCGGGCGGAGTGTCGACGGCTCTGGCGATGGGCGGCAGTGGAGTCCCCAACGTGCCGATAATCGTCTGGCGCTGCGTCGAGGAGGTCGAGCGAAGGGGATTGGACATCATCG GCTTGTACAGACTCTGCGGCTCGGCGACGAAAAAGCGAATACTGAGGGAGGCTTTCGAGAGAAACGCGAGGTCGGTCGATCTGTCGTCCGATAACGTTCCCGATATCAACGTTATCACAG GCGTTTTGAAAGACTACTTGAGGGAGCTGCCGGAGCCGCTGTTCACAAAGTGCCTCTACCAGATGATGGTCGACGCACTTGGAGTTTGTCTACCGGACGACCCCCAGGGCAACGCCAAGCTTATGTTTAGCATCCTGGATTGCTTGCCGACCGTCAACAAG TGCACGTTGATATACCTACTGGATCATCTGGCGATGGTCATCTCCCAATGCAATAAAATGTCGCCGGCGAGTCTGGCGGTCTGCTTCGGCCCGGTACTGATGCTGCACTCGGATGAGTCAGGAGCGCCACTCGACTTCCAGCAACCCATAGCCGTGCTCAAGTATCTGCTTGAGATCTGGCCCGTCAAGTCAG TTCGGAAGATTTCTTCAGCCGGTTCAACACTTCCTCGAGTTACGCCAGCTCtcggcaacagcagcaacaccaccagcagcagctcgcATCAGCCGCAGGTCTCGGCTGCCTCTCAGCTTCTGCATCAGCATCATCAGCAAtcaatgcagcagcagcatcagcagcagcaaattcagcagcagcagcaatcaatgcagcagcatcagcagcagcagcaaatcCAGCACTCACACcaagcgcagcagcagcagcagtcgcagcAGTCGGGAACCTTGCCTCGAACAGGGCTGCTCTGGCAGCAGCAACCCTCACTTCATCATCAGCCCCCCACAACTACTACATCGGCCGttcagcagctgcagcagcaacagccacCCACCACAACTTCCTCGCGGCCTCCGCCACCGCCGCCTATCAAGCCGCGACAG GTGATAGTCTCGTCTCCCGGTTCACCTAGCAGCGAGGATTCCAGCAGCTATCAGGAGTCAGTTAAGATGAGCCGGCAGTCACCGGCTACTACGACTACGGCCACGACCAGTGGCAGCatgagcagtagcagcagcgtcAACGCCATGACCGCAGCGGCCACGACGAGCAGCGGCTTCAACTTCAGCAGCTACAGCAACGCCTCTCACGGCAGCACCGCCGCCACGACCTCTAGCAGCATCTTCGTCAACAGCAAGCCTCACCCCCACTCCACCAATCCGTTCCTCAACGCCATGAGCAACGGCAACGGCTACGGTAACGGTAATGGGGGTAATGGACACCACCACAACAGTAACGGTCACAGCGTCAGCTTCTTCGGCAACGGGACGAACGAGCAGGTGACGCCGACCAGCAGCGTCGACACGGAGGACGGCGGTACTGGCCAAGgtgaggaaggcgagcgcggCGTCGAGGGTGACGCTGAGGCCAGCGACGACGATCACCTGCAGAACAAACACTGA